The genomic window CACCATGGCTGTCTCTTTTACTACGTCGAATATGGATTCCAAAGAGTCAAAGACAGGCAAGACAAAGCAGGCCGCCAATTGGCCCAGTTCCCTGCCCGCATTCATGAGGGTCGGGGAATTAGGCAGGAACTCGAGATTGGAAAGCATCGTATAAAATTCCTCTTCCCTCTCGGCTTTCCGGGCAGAATCAAATTCGTCCTCGCCCCCGGCAATATGGCGTGCCACCCGCCTGAACATATCAAGCGGCGTTTCGATGACCGATCCTGATTCATCCCTGAGGAGGTACCTCTTCCTCAAGACGAGGATCGCGCTCTGATCCATCTTTTCTTCCCTAACCGTGATGCCCGACTGAGTCTTCTCTAGCCCCATTGATATCCTTTTCATATGAAAAAAAATAATCTGAGAAAAATTAACTATTTCCGATCCCCCTGTCAACCGGTCATCGGGAGCCCGGAGCGGTCTGAGTGTGACAAAGGTCATGTAATCGATCCGATTCCTCAACGTATACTGTCTCTTCAGTCTATCGACGGTTTATGGAGAGTTTGAAGGCTATAGCGCTTTTATGCGCGGGTACCATTATACTGTGCCTGCTCTTTCTCTTTTTCCGCACCCGGATAAAGGAAAGGCAGAGTCATGGGCTCCCTGCGCCCGCCCCAGTGAAAACGGCCCGCCTTGTCGGATCCCATGATAACCGGTACGAACAGGACCCCGAGATAGAGGCCGTCCTGAACCTCTATCCCGTGCTTAAAGCAATCCCCTATGTTCTTGTCCCGGAAGGGGCTGTCCTCAAGTCCGCCGACGCCGTGGAAGCGTCGGCGAGGAGAGAGATGGAGCAAAGGATATCGGCCTGTGGCCTGTTGCAGGCCAACTCAGGCAAACTCCTCAATCTTCTGAGGGACCCGGAGTCGAATCCGGGCGAGATCACTATCATCGTCTCCACGAACCCGGTGTTTTCGGCAAAGCTTCTTCGGGCCGTCAATTCCGTCTATTTCAGTCTTCCCCGCAGGATCACGTCGGTGGGGCGGGCAATTACCCTTCTGGGATATAACAACGTGAGGTCCCTGGTGCTCCAGGACGCGCTACAGAGTATGATCCCGGTCAACCGAGCCGGCTCGGACACTTCGGTAAAAATATGGGTCCATTCGGCCATCGTCTCGGCTTGCTCGGCATACCTTGGAAAAACGAATTTCGGTCTATCGGAATATGAGCTTGCGACCATGGGCCTGCTCCATGACATAGGAAAGTACTATATGGAGGGCTCCGATCCAGG from Syntrophorhabdaceae bacterium includes these protein-coding regions:
- a CDS encoding HDOD domain-containing protein; the protein is MKAIALLCAGTIILCLLFLFFRTRIKERQSHGLPAPAPVKTARLVGSHDNRYEQDPEIEAVLNLYPVLKAIPYVLVPEGAVLKSADAVEASARREMEQRISACGLLQANSGKLLNLLRDPESNPGEITIIVSTNPVFSAKLLRAVNSVYFSLPRRITSVGRAITLLGYNNVRSLVLQDALQSMIPVNRAGSDTSVKIWVHSAIVSACSAYLGKTNFGLSEYELATMGLLHDIGKYYMEGSDPGPHAHPGVPLPLWEEQTYGFTHAFLGSLVVEKWRLPALVSRAIAHHHDPSFSSPGNIPADCIRQSFIVCLADLTAKLLDYGGAGDGILPIRQEYFRNFGLPDDPAALITPTLIKEAHKARSIVESYVRPITD